Proteins found in one Paenibacillus dendritiformis genomic segment:
- a CDS encoding NRAMP family divalent metal transporter, translating into MDLLSNFDTELNPARNQSRLWRKCLLLLGPGFITAATVLGPGSITVSSSAGALMQYSVLWVLVIAAVFMSAFTVIAGKIGCLNRDSLLFIVQQQYGRWLAILIGLSVFLITAGFQTGNNIGVGLAFDTAFGGGIALWAGVFLVIALIFIWTSSNFYKLLEKVMMLMVILMIIAFIGNLFRISPDLGTLAAGFVPSPPAIWGLVIAISATSFSIAGAAGQAYMVQGKGWQPQDLRKSNASAVVGIAVLCGLTIIIMITSAAVLAPQGIQVQSALDMAIQLEPLLGPLAKWLFLLGLFAASFSSFVANAVLGGMLLSDGFGWGRTLNDKSVKIFTSLLLAGSTLIAILAEANPIQLIIMAQATTVLGAPLIAIVLLLLGNNKKVLGSRTNGWFTNIIAGLAFLWLLYLSVNQLLTFLQ; encoded by the coding sequence GTGGACCTGTTGAGCAACTTCGACACGGAGCTGAATCCAGCCCGCAATCAGAGCAGACTATGGAGGAAATGCTTGCTCCTTCTCGGCCCGGGCTTCATTACCGCCGCAACCGTCCTCGGTCCGGGGAGCATTACGGTCAGCAGCAGCGCCGGGGCGCTTATGCAGTACTCGGTGCTGTGGGTGCTTGTCATCGCTGCCGTATTTATGTCCGCGTTCACCGTCATTGCCGGCAAGATCGGCTGCCTGAACCGGGACTCGCTGCTCTTCATCGTTCAGCAGCAATACGGGCGCTGGCTGGCCATCCTTATCGGGTTAAGCGTGTTCCTGATCACGGCCGGCTTCCAGACCGGCAACAACATTGGCGTCGGCCTGGCCTTCGACACCGCATTTGGCGGAGGCATCGCCTTGTGGGCGGGGGTCTTTCTCGTCATCGCCCTCATCTTTATATGGACTTCCAGCAACTTCTACAAGCTATTGGAAAAGGTGATGATGCTAATGGTCATTCTGATGATCATCGCCTTCATTGGGAACCTTTTCCGCATCTCGCCGGATCTGGGCACCCTGGCCGCCGGCTTCGTGCCTTCGCCGCCCGCGATCTGGGGGTTGGTCATCGCCATCTCGGCGACAAGCTTCAGCATTGCCGGAGCGGCCGGTCAAGCCTATATGGTTCAGGGCAAGGGATGGCAGCCGCAAGATCTGCGCAAGAGCAACGCCAGCGCCGTCGTCGGGATCGCGGTCCTGTGCGGTCTGACCATCATCATTATGATTACATCGGCTGCCGTGCTCGCTCCCCAAGGCATTCAGGTGCAGAGCGCCCTTGACATGGCCATTCAGCTGGAGCCGCTGCTTGGTCCGCTTGCGAAATGGCTGTTCCTCCTCGGGCTGTTCGCGGCCTCCTTCTCTTCCTTCGTCGCCAACGCCGTCTTAGGGGGAATGCTGCTGTCGGACGGCTTCGGCTGGGGGCGGACATTGAACGACAAGAGCGTCAAAATCTTCACTTCCCTGCTCCTGGCGGGGAGCACGCTGATCGCGATATTGGCCGAGGCCAATCCGATTCAATTGATTATTATGGCACAGGCGACGACGGTTCTCGGAGCGCCGCTCATCGCCATCGTGCTGCTCTTGCTCGGCAATAACAAAAAGGTGCTCGGCAGCCGCACGAACGGCTGGTTCACGAATATCATTGCGGGACTCGCCTTTCTCTGGTTGCTCTATTTATCTGTAAATCAGTTACTGACCTTCTTGCAGTAG
- a CDS encoding ABC transporter ATP-binding protein, protein MMLIVASFIFCNLLLVLTVNINQTNVEVDVTNNFKDSNLYKISDNLYNEKEVEFFSNPNSIKILNDFSNQVNAVPTFKYYNGVRQPIEIANFKGDTIFDAYYETGNNQPAYNVNNKSYRAIKSLQLNQTVFDLNNLQLSSGKGFSENDYIFYENKDTIPIILGSDYNGTYKLGDSLDILLYRKEFTGVVVGILDPSQKVIDVGPEPELLLNRYVILPMFQFDKSPPKIKGIFLKALLLSKVNGKIVTELTPIQVKNILDDIAIQTNFHEFSIIGASGTVIDSIIRFTEMNRSMLILSSLILFVVLIVLFIMITRITINKNMDFYKVLLISGISTEQIVKMVKYQYISLKLIACIPPLLFLTLFLKDPLFIIISYVFIAGIFVLILSIMINRYARKCFNNLDIVQKLKG, encoded by the coding sequence ATGATGCTGATTGTTGCTTCGTTCATTTTTTGCAATTTACTTCTTGTTCTAACGGTAAATATAAACCAAACAAATGTTGAAGTAGACGTAACGAATAACTTCAAGGATAGTAATTTATATAAAATTTCAGATAACCTATATAACGAAAAAGAAGTGGAGTTTTTCTCTAACCCTAATAGTATTAAAATACTAAACGATTTTAGTAATCAAGTAAATGCTGTTCCAACTTTTAAATATTACAACGGGGTTAGGCAACCTATTGAAATTGCAAACTTCAAAGGTGATACGATCTTTGATGCTTATTATGAAACAGGAAACAATCAGCCAGCTTACAATGTGAACAATAAATCATATCGAGCCATAAAATCTTTACAGTTAAATCAAACTGTATTTGATTTAAACAATCTACAGTTAAGTTCGGGAAAAGGTTTCAGCGAAAATGACTATATTTTTTATGAAAACAAAGATACAATTCCAATAATTCTGGGATCGGATTATAACGGAACTTATAAACTTGGAGATTCACTAGATATTTTACTATATAGAAAGGAATTTACAGGTGTAGTTGTTGGCATTCTCGATCCTTCTCAGAAAGTTATAGATGTCGGGCCAGAGCCCGAACTATTATTGAATCGCTATGTTATTTTGCCAATGTTTCAATTTGATAAATCTCCCCCGAAGATAAAAGGAATATTTTTGAAAGCATTACTCTTAAGTAAGGTGAATGGGAAAATCGTTACGGAATTAACACCGATACAGGTTAAAAATATACTTGATGATATTGCAATCCAAACCAATTTTCATGAATTTAGTATAATCGGAGCAAGTGGTACAGTTATCGACTCTATTATTAGGTTCACTGAGATGAACAGAAGTATGTTGATTCTGTCCTCTTTAATATTATTTGTAGTGCTAATTGTTCTCTTTATTATGATTACTAGAATAACGATTAACAAGAATATGGATTTCTATAAAGTGCTTCTTATTAGCGGCATTAGTACGGAGCAAATTGTTAAGATGGTAAAATACCAATATATTTCATTAAAATTAATTGCATGTATTCCACCTTTACTATTTCTTACTTTATTCCTAAAAGATCCATTATTTATAATCATTAGTTATGTTTTCATTGCAGGAATTTTTGTCTTAATCTTATCGATTATGATAAATCGCTATGCTCGGAAATGTTTCAATAATTTAGATATTGTCCAGAAGTTGAAAGGATGA